Below is a genomic region from Vitis riparia cultivar Riparia Gloire de Montpellier isolate 1030 chromosome 16, EGFV_Vit.rip_1.0, whole genome shotgun sequence.
CTCATctcatccaaaataaacaacacACATGCACTAGACATGTTACCATACTCACTTAACACATGCCTTGTCGTTTcaagtttctttttctctaaattgaGTTTTGCTTCAACTGCATCAAGAATTGCAGGGCCACCCGGGTGAGCGATCCAAAATAACGAGTTCCAATCACTGATACCAAGTGGGTCGAAAGCTTGACTCAAGCATTTCTCTATATTCTCAGAAATCAAAGTAGGCACATTAGGCCACAAGTGAAAGGTGAGTCCCACCTCACGTAAGTTACCCGCAATAGCACCTACTGAATTAGGAATAAATGCTTGGGCTACTGGAACGTGACAGGTGAGTCCCTCCTCACGCAAGTTACCCACAATAGCACCTGCGGAATTAGGAATAAATGTTTGGGCTGCTGAAACGAGCTGGAAGAGGGGTCGTTCAATCGAGACTTTTGGATCTGATCCAACAATCACAGCTGCAGACCCATCACCAAAAAGGGCTTGACCAACTAAAGAGTCCAAAGCATCTTCGGAAGGCCCACGGAATGTAATAAGAATGTTCTCGGAGCATACCACAAGAACTCGTGCTCCTGTATTATTCTCTGCAAGATCCTTGGCGGTTCGAAGGACAGTTCCACCTGCATAGCACCCTTGATGGTACAACATCACTCTTCTGACCGATGTTTCGAGGCCTAAGAGATTAGCGAGTTTATAATCTGCACCAGGCATTTCTACATCTGAGGTGGTACAAAATACAAGATGAGTAATCTTTGACTTGGGCTGACCCCACTCTTCAAGAGCCTTCAATGCTGCTTCCTTACCAAGTTTGGGTACCTCAGCATTGATAATCTCTTGGCGTATGTTAAGAGATGGAGCCATATAAGCACCAATGTTTGGGTGCCTCTCAAGCATTTCTTCAGTCAAATGAAAGTAACGCTTCTTGATCATTGATTTGTCacctataaataaaataacatgaacACATTAGCGTTCCAATCAACAAGTCATTTAGTATATTGTTCAAGATGATGGACATGCATTTAACATTGAAGCAAGTATAAAAGGTTATTCTTAACTATAGCAAAAATTATTAATGTGTTTCTTAGCATTGCCACATGACTTAAAGAACAGCTATTCAAGCCATTAGAGTCAGATGCAAGGAATATTGGTGACTGAAGTAAAAAGATTTTCAAGTTTCCAGAAGTAATTTATCTAAAAGCTATACTATAGAAAACTTGAAACATTCATTCACTTGGAGGTGAGCCCCACCTAATACCACACTCGTATATGTATAGAAGTGTTATGCATGTAAGAATTAATGCATGAATATACTTACATATGCGATTGAACTTCTTCTTCAACTCGGTCATGTGCTCGCTCTTGGTGACCCTGAAATAGTAATCAGCATAATCAGACTGGTAAACACAGTGGTCGGGAGTAGCTGTGCCAATGGCTAGGATGGTCGCCGGACCCTTGGCACGTTGAGCGTTTCTGATTTCCTCAACTGAAGCCATTGATGCCAGCTACGTACTAAAATTGAAGCTGAAGATTAAGTTGGGAAGGAAAGAGAACTCAAATTGAAGCTTGGAGCTGGCTTGAGAAAGCTGGGTGTGAGTGTTGGGTATTTATAATCTGTCTCACCAACTCTCATCCATTGGCGGTCAATTGATTTAACCTATTTCGTCACGCGTCATTTAACTTATTCAAACTATAATTCAacaaatatctcatttttatttaacctATTTCGTCATCGAAGTTGCCGGGCACTccttttattctcaaaaataattgaaggaaaagtaaatactaaagatgattaaaaatacaattcacatctttctttcatttctacctGAAGAGAAGATACTATATCCAACTACCACCTTAGCTTGTGGATCTAATAATGTCAGTCACCAGTCAATAtacctttttcaattttaaagtaGGTGAATTTGTCATCAAGGAAAGGTTTTACTAACAAATGAGCGTACATAATTCCAAGTTTCATCAGTTTTAAACAATAATTTGCTTggaaatatttcttcaaatatgTTGCGAAATAGAATTTTtctgtcattttcttttgtgcCACCAtacaaacttttgttttcagTTCTGaacatgaaaatattttccagAAATTAATGTTCATTTATGTCACCAACTTCTTTAAAATAGGCTTCCACGCAACCATGAATTAAAATTTCgccaaaatttcaaaaggggTCGATACAATTGCAGAGGAAAgtcaatttttatgatatttttatatttcccaatatttctccaaaattccaagatattcctttcatattttaagattttatcccaactttatcatttttctctcatttttgcaTGCACACGtcacatgtaaaataataatgagtGGCTTCTTACCAGCAAACCAATGTGACCTTTGATAATATGCAACCACAAAGGCAAATTTTGGCAAAAGTTGTGTTTCTtccaaaatctaaaaataaaaaaaaaaaaaggtgagagATTAGACTTaggatattaaaaaagaaaagcacaTATACCACCTCTACAcgtcccttttttttattataatattttttttttccacaccCTATTCTCATTTTCACTCTCcaaccatttttcttcttcattggttttttttttttttttttttccttttttaataccCAAAGTCTATGCAGAGCCACAAAGCCATAAAatctctcactttttttttcacatcaaagatttaatatttattttcttttatttatttatttatttttagatctattcatttgaatattcaaaattttactaTCTTCATCAATAAATCTATCTATgttcatatattttctattttttaaaataaataaatcaaaccaTAATTCTAGGTTTAGATTTTCCAATAGAATATTTAAAGTATTCAAAACTATTTaacaaatctaaaataataatctaaagaTTAGAATCTTGCTtgaaaaaacttattttgaaaCCCCAAGCTCTCAAATCTTTAACCTTCCATTATCCTACATTCTCTAATCTCTCTCatctccataaaaaaaaaagggtttttgtacaaagaagttaaaaaaatctaatctaTACTTAGGACTTTTAATGGAAATAGACCCTCCTAccctcttttaatttatttattgatttttaatttatgattttatcccTGAAAATGAATTTAGGGTGTTACACCATGAGTTGTAAGACAAGGAAACACAATCTTTAAGAGACGATAGGGAATtaaaaactcatcttgaaatcACCAAAGATAGTGGGAATGACTCACATTAAAAGACTTTTCATAAAGCGCTAGACTTGGATAAACCCGCTTCTTATGAGAAAGCACTAACTTCACCTAAATCATCATACTGGTTAGAAATTATAAGGgaagagatgagttccatgGCAAGGAATCATGTTTGGGTGTAAGACTATAGGAAATGAATGGATCTTGAAAATACATTCTCCCTTTTGATGAAATTCACTTTATTCTTTCTATTGTCACAAATTTAGTCCCAACACAACATATTCCCTATAGTTTAGGTACCAGGCTTTGGCATAAATATTTAGGAGTGGCCACAATTGATTATAAGCAAATTTTCAACCATATTTGTGTtcaattgaaattcaaataagataaaataaaattaagctaAAAATTTCTTAGCTACATCACTAGAATTCAAATTGGTGTTATATATCtaatttattctttcttttcagtggaatttatgagaatatAAGTTTACAACTTTTGAGGAAACTTCaagaatatgaaaaaacaagaaCCTGAAGTCTCGTCCTTTTAAGTTGAGATCACTACACCCTCTAACAATCACAAAATTACAATCCCTCAATTTTATGATAGGAATAAaagattttagaattattattaactttatggatatatttatatatatttattcactCCTTCTTAATACAATAAGACATggtttgtatataatttttcttaccaTTCTTCACTCAGTTTGTAAACGTAGGAATACTATGCAACACAACCGTTTCAATGGT
It encodes:
- the LOC117934076 gene encoding stilbene synthase 5-like; amino-acid sequence: MASVEEIRNAQRAKGPATILAIGTATPDHCVYQSDYADYYFRVTKSEHMTELKKKFNRICDKSMIKKRYFHLTEEMLERHPNIGAYMAPSLNIRQEIINAEVPKLGKEAALKALEEWGQPKSKITHLVFCTTSDVEMPGADYKLANLLGLETSVRRVMLYHQGCYAGGTVLRTAKDLAENNTGARVLVVCSENILITFRGPSEDALDSLVGQALFGDGSAAVIVGSDPKVSIERPLFQLVSAAQTFIPNSAGAIAGNLREVGLTFHLWPNVPTLISENIEKCLSQAFDPLGISDWNSLFWIAHPGGPAILDAVEAKLNLEKKKLETTRHVLSEYGNMSSACVLFILDEMRKKSVKEEKVTTGEGLDWGVLFGFGPGLTVETVVLHSIPTVSN